Proteins encoded within one genomic window of Siniperca chuatsi isolate FFG_IHB_CAS linkage group LG4, ASM2008510v1, whole genome shotgun sequence:
- the spata2l gene encoding spermatogenesis associated 2-like has product MEEMSISRQRARDLVTAYDHSLEQQIVGQGSNLACRDEELWKQVEGLLRDGDAQETHCLGLDPLRVMEESLKAAAAAAAAATTASAGRVQARGGLQGLAKAFEVLEQVALNLYLGPWREEYKVVKMYSGMFTHYIKPVLSMPQIEKLFGLLGYQPSSPRHEQLCLQVPRVSPAFLDDLLRLSCAFFLARCECRLLLTALGKHFGEAQWELNLVRERHRGNSLQVALDNTKKMLEVSQALMEPFGEVEVDLYTDDQVNARHKQAVVNDAESPRSLTWVTQSSASVPAVKTHSNGVTSLSSSSTSPSTRVCISTLNCHLNKMSPPDVTTEELLDTTRSSSASTRKDRRPCKESRFDEADSQSRSLQAKGLCKSEAEAHHFCSCVKSQHLCLKLCIQCNTLHCITCVLLKHCLTESHCVVFYDNTTEKMEEFRAVSPQGASLGVSGRSASPALTSSNAAMSSLALCDDPESIISSLHPITYHDCCDLAHLDPQLLCLSCSVFHSGSCRGIDFCQSHHMVKPLGVCSCGKACSRKPLVLCRYCGNEYCRDCWYRSPVVCTCGQTFDQSSSV; this is encoded by the exons ATGGAAGAGATGAGCATCTCCAGGCAGAGAGCCAGAGATCTAGTGACCGCCTATGATCACAGTTTGGAGCAGCAAATTGTGGGACAAGGCTCTAACCTGGCGTGTAGAGACGAGGAGCTATGGAAGCAGGTGGAGGGGCTACTGAGGGACGGAGATGCTCAGGAGACACACTGCCTTGGTCTGGATCCACTGAGGGTGATGGAGGAGTCgctcaaagcagcagcagcagcagcagcagcagcaacaacagccagCGCTGGGCGAGTCCAAGCCAGAGGAGGGCTGCAAGGCCTGGCTAAAGCCTTTGAGGTCCTGGAGCAAGTGGCCCTGAACCTCTACCTCGGACCCTGGAGGGAGGAGTACAAAGTAGTCAAG ATGTACTCCGGTATGTTCACCCACTATATCAAACCAGTTCTGTCCATGCCACAGATTGAGAAACTGTTCGGCCTGCTAGGATACCAGCCCAGCTCGCCTCGGCATGAGCAGCTTTGTCTCCAGGTGCCCAGAGTTAGTCCTGCCTTTCTGGATGACCTCCTCCGCTTATCATGTGCCTTTTTCCTGGCCCGCTGTGAGTGTCGCCTCCTTCTGACGGCTTTGGGGAAGCACTTTGGCGAGGCCCAGTGGGAGCTGAATTTGGTGAGGGAGAGGCACAGAGGAAACAGCCTACAG GTCGCCCTGGACAACACCAAGAAGATGCTGGAAGTCAGCCAGGCTCTGATGGAGCCGTTTGGAGAAGTGGAGGTGGATCTGTACACAGATGATCAGGTTAATGCGCGGCACAAGCAAGCGGTTGTCAATGACGCCGAGAGTCCCCGCTCTTTGACCTGGGTGACTCAAAGCAGTGCATCAGTCCCTGCtgtcaaaacacacagcaacgGAGTGACATCCTTGTCCTCCTCATCCACCTCCCCGTCCACCAGAGTCTGCATCTCTACACTCAACTGCCATCTGAACAAGATGTCACCACCGGACGTCACCACTGAGGAGCTTCTGGACACTACCAGAAGCTCCTCAGCCAGCACGAGGAAAGACAGACGTCCCTGTAAAGAGTCGAGGTTTGACGAAGCGGACTCACAGTCACGCAGTCTGCAGGCAAAAGGGCTTTGCAAGAGTGAGGCTGAAGCCCACCACTTTTGCAGCTGTGTCAAATCTCAGCATCTTTGTCTTAAACTCTGTATTCAGTGCAACACCTTGCACTGTATCACCTGTGTCTTGCTTAAGCATTGCCTCACGGAGAGCCACTGTGTGGTATTCTATGACAATACAACAGAAAAGATGGAAGAATTCAGAGCAGTGTCACCACAGGGTGCAAGCCTCGGAGTGAGTGGTAGGAGTGCATCACCAGCTCTCACCAGCAGCAACGCAGCAATGTCCTCCTTAGCTCTGTGTGATGACCCTGAATCAATAATTTCATCTCTTCATCCAATCACCTACCATGACTGCTGCGACCTTGCTCATTTGGACCCTCAGCTTCTGTGTCTCAGCTGCAGTGTCTTCCACTCTGGTTCCTGCAGAGGGATAGACTTCTGCCAAAGTCACCACATGGTCAAGCCACTGGGAGTGTGCTCCTGTGGGAAGGCATGTTCCAGAAAGCCTCTGGTTCTGTGCAGATATTGTGGAAATGAGTATTGTAGGGATTGTTGGTACAGAAGTCCTGTTGTATGTACCTGTGGCCAAACTTTTGACCAGTCATCCTCTGTGTGA